From the genome of Edaphobacter dinghuensis, one region includes:
- a CDS encoding PA2169 family four-helix-bundle protein codes for MSSDSGKQHEMERVLLSVINSLQDSQKGFADIGEHLKVESLKRYFLAESLKRASFRGDLEEALHQHGVHDIKETGTAVGTLQRVWGDLKAKLGSGDHGLLETAESSEDETKKIYADALNQELPLPIRQLLADQQAHILASHDFVRSHRDALAAK; via the coding sequence ATGTCAAGCGATTCAGGCAAGCAGCACGAGATGGAGCGCGTTCTGCTCTCAGTTATCAACAGTCTTCAGGACAGCCAGAAGGGCTTTGCCGACATCGGTGAACATCTAAAGGTCGAGTCGCTCAAGCGTTACTTTCTTGCCGAGTCGCTCAAGCGAGCCAGCTTTCGCGGTGACCTCGAAGAGGCGCTGCACCAACATGGTGTCCACGACATTAAGGAGACTGGAACTGCGGTTGGAACGCTGCAGCGCGTCTGGGGCGATCTGAAGGCAAAGCTCGGCAGCGGCGACCATGGCCTGCTTGAAACCGCCGAAAGCAGCGAAGACGAAACGAAAAAAATTTATGCAGACGCTCTGAATCAGGAGCTTCCACTGCCCATTCGGCAGCTATTGGCCGACCAGCAGGCTCATATCCTTGCCTCGCACGACTTTGTTCGCAGCCATCGCGATGCCCTTGCAGCAAAATAA
- a CDS encoding DNA translocase FtsK has product MKTLRLVSTPTRNRRLNEIIGLTVLVGAALLLLALATYTPSDPSFNTVGAYVTGRPAHNWTGIIGAYVADALLQVIGVAAFFLPLVLGRLGLCWMWSRPAGSPLAKSIGLGLWIVFGPAAIALLPGHILWRQTLHIEGVSGRLLADSMVQYLNLPGACIVVALMVALSLYLTTTFTFNTAREWSLIHFSFAQSMWERWARWRSNRKTASIAAAKESYGNKREQAELKAQRAREQAERRSNRAESNTLLGSLFRWWGKKRTEPISVDPPQEGVPEPTSMWQAMPRTFVDAPPVTPFSTAAAAAAPYADALAKAAAPGHALDDASNFEDHNEEAPRPTPIRAVKRAEEPKATSFTPIPAAPIPAAVHAGVEDDISFGKRADADIKTVTIVPKSVRGYKLPPSSLLHRSEEQAAVREDALREEARVLVEKSAEFGVNGQVTQINPGPVVTTFEFRPEAGVKVARITGLADDLCLAMAAESILIERMAGKSTVGIQVPNSERETIWLRDVVECESFAQSKSRLSIALGKDINGRIVTADLASMPHVLIAGSTGSGKSVAINAMIMSVLFKNTPEQVRMILVDPKRVELGMYEGIPHLFTPIITEAKLAANALRNAVREMERRLKLLAANHVRNIDQFNKLFDHGSDYLFEDVNQEPLPYIIIIIDELADLMMLDRSNVEESITRLAQMARAVGIHLILATQRPSVDVITGLIKANVPTRMSFRLATKVDSRTIIDSNGAESLLGRGDMLYLPPGTSRVQRVHAPFVTEKEISAVTSFWKAQGEAEYVHGFLEGPKDEAGRDIDGDSDSENDDPMYDDAVRLVFEFGKASTSLLQRRLRIGYGRAAHLIDLMHSDGLVGPADGSKPREILKSPDWIREVDEAIR; this is encoded by the coding sequence ATGAAGACTCTGAGACTAGTTTCTACTCCGACCCGCAACCGGCGGCTCAACGAGATTATCGGGCTGACCGTTCTGGTTGGTGCCGCGCTGCTTCTGCTCGCGCTGGCGACCTATACCCCCTCCGACCCTTCGTTCAATACTGTCGGCGCCTATGTTACCGGCCGCCCCGCGCATAACTGGACTGGAATCATCGGCGCCTATGTGGCAGATGCTCTGCTCCAGGTCATCGGCGTCGCCGCGTTCTTTCTGCCACTGGTGCTGGGTCGATTGGGCCTGTGCTGGATGTGGTCACGTCCGGCAGGCTCTCCACTGGCAAAGAGCATCGGCTTGGGACTTTGGATAGTCTTTGGCCCGGCAGCGATTGCATTGTTGCCCGGACACATCCTCTGGCGTCAAACACTGCATATCGAGGGAGTCAGCGGGCGTCTGCTGGCCGATTCGATGGTGCAGTATCTCAACCTTCCGGGTGCATGTATTGTGGTTGCACTGATGGTGGCGCTCTCGCTCTACCTCACCACAACATTCACCTTCAATACGGCGCGTGAGTGGAGTCTGATTCACTTCTCCTTTGCGCAGTCCATGTGGGAGCGATGGGCACGCTGGCGGAGCAACCGGAAGACTGCAAGCATCGCTGCAGCGAAGGAGTCCTACGGCAACAAGCGCGAGCAAGCCGAGTTGAAAGCGCAGCGCGCCCGCGAACAGGCCGAGCGCAGGAGCAATCGCGCGGAGAGCAACACCCTGTTGGGCAGCTTGTTCCGCTGGTGGGGAAAGAAGCGAACAGAGCCAATCTCTGTCGATCCCCCACAAGAGGGTGTACCCGAGCCAACTTCCATGTGGCAGGCGATGCCACGAACGTTTGTGGATGCGCCGCCCGTAACTCCATTTAGTACCGCTGCAGCCGCGGCTGCTCCATATGCGGATGCGCTCGCAAAGGCTGCTGCACCGGGTCATGCCCTGGATGATGCCTCAAACTTCGAGGACCACAACGAGGAAGCACCTCGGCCTACTCCGATTCGCGCAGTCAAGCGAGCAGAAGAACCGAAGGCTACATCATTTACGCCAATTCCAGCCGCTCCTATCCCTGCCGCAGTTCATGCGGGAGTCGAGGATGATATTTCCTTTGGCAAGCGTGCCGATGCGGACATCAAAACCGTAACCATCGTTCCCAAGAGCGTACGAGGCTACAAGCTACCGCCCTCTTCCCTGCTGCATCGCAGCGAGGAGCAAGCCGCCGTGCGTGAAGATGCTCTGCGCGAAGAGGCGCGCGTGTTGGTCGAGAAGTCTGCCGAATTCGGCGTCAATGGGCAGGTCACGCAGATCAATCCGGGGCCCGTGGTCACTACGTTTGAATTTCGACCAGAGGCCGGCGTTAAGGTTGCCCGCATCACCGGGCTGGCCGACGACCTCTGCCTCGCCATGGCCGCCGAATCAATTCTGATTGAGCGAATGGCAGGCAAGAGCACGGTTGGCATTCAGGTGCCGAACAGCGAGCGTGAGACCATCTGGCTGCGCGATGTCGTCGAGTGCGAGAGCTTCGCACAATCGAAGAGCAGGCTTTCGATTGCACTGGGCAAGGACATCAACGGTCGTATCGTAACCGCTGACTTGGCTTCCATGCCGCACGTGCTCATCGCCGGATCGACTGGATCGGGTAAGTCCGTAGCCATCAACGCGATGATTATGAGCGTGCTCTTCAAGAACACTCCCGAGCAGGTGAGGATGATCCTCGTCGATCCGAAGCGCGTTGAGCTTGGCATGTACGAGGGCATTCCTCACTTATTCACGCCGATCATCACCGAGGCAAAGCTAGCCGCAAATGCACTGCGAAACGCCGTGCGCGAGATGGAGCGGCGGCTGAAGCTGCTCGCTGCCAACCACGTTCGCAACATCGACCAGTTCAACAAGCTCTTCGACCATGGCAGCGACTACCTGTTCGAGGACGTGAATCAGGAGCCGCTGCCCTACATCATCATCATCATCGACGAACTGGCCGACCTGATGATGCTCGACCGCTCAAACGTAGAAGAATCCATCACGCGACTGGCCCAAATGGCGCGCGCCGTCGGCATCCACCTCATTCTCGCCACACAGCGTCCTTCGGTCGATGTCATCACCGGCTTAATCAAAGCCAACGTGCCCACCCGCATGAGCTTCCGCCTGGCGACTAAGGTAGACTCGAGAACCATCATCGACTCGAACGGTGCCGAAAGTCTGCTGGGGCGAGGCGACATGCTTTACCTGCCACCGGGAACAAGCCGCGTGCAGCGTGTTCACGCGCCATTTGTCACAGAAAAAGAGATCTCCGCCGTAACCTCGTTCTGGAAGGCGCAGGGCGAGGCTGAATATGTGCACGGCTTCCTCGAAGGGCCGAAAGATGAAGCTGGTAGAGACATCGATGGCGACTCCGACAGCGAAAACGACGACCCCATGTATGACGATGCCGTGCGGCTGGTCTTCGAGTTTGGCAAGGCCAGCACCTCCCTGCTGCAACGCCGCCTACGCATCGGCTATGGCCGCGCTGCCCACCTGATCGACCTGATGCACAGCGATGGCCTGGTTGGACCCGCGGATGGATCGAAGCCAAGGGAGATTTTAAAGTCGCCCGACTGGATCAGAGAAGTCGATGAGGCGATTCGATAA
- a CDS encoding DUF3999 family protein, which yields MKSALLALLIFWQAAGVAPKLSPDVRQYSRYERSIALPAGAGQTCAVIDAQMFPHAAPSLKDVRLYQNEQELPYAITLSEPVQVDSAAARILNLGTRGHSIVFDIEMTDRPYTDVDLDLAGQDYLATATVTGFDTLHSSTATQLGEFTLFDLTSQHLSHSTTLHLQESSFHYLHVVLTVTSAPGARDFTVTPAMVRGVTVPPSREAQSLYTIADQTTTIAQQGRQSVAEFSLRERVPVEQVSFVLAPGFKGNFSRDVHISDRQAGTPKSAAETIDGTILRIHLTQAGREIRQQQLSIPAILGANLQGPATVEVAVDNGDDIPLPIAAIRLEMRQRKLCFSAPTAQDVTLFYGDAGLDAPEYDYARLFSAVAHANSAQLGPEQSNPTYRPRPDTRPLTERYPDLLWIALLAVICVLAVVALHSARKVHR from the coding sequence ATGAAGTCAGCGCTGCTGGCGCTCCTAATCTTCTGGCAGGCCGCGGGGGTGGCGCCAAAGTTATCGCCCGATGTGCGGCAGTATTCGCGTTACGAACGGTCGATTGCACTTCCAGCCGGAGCTGGGCAGACATGCGCCGTGATTGACGCGCAGATGTTTCCGCACGCGGCTCCATCTCTTAAAGATGTTCGCCTCTATCAAAACGAGCAGGAGTTGCCGTATGCCATCACGCTCAGCGAACCCGTGCAGGTCGATAGCGCAGCGGCGCGCATCTTAAACCTCGGCACGCGTGGACACAGCATTGTCTTCGATATCGAGATGACGGATCGCCCCTATACAGACGTCGATCTCGATCTTGCGGGTCAGGATTATCTTGCTACCGCGACTGTTACTGGATTCGATACGCTTCACTCTTCCACGGCTACGCAACTTGGCGAGTTCACGCTCTTCGACCTGACTTCGCAGCACCTCTCCCATAGCACGACGCTCCACCTCCAGGAATCCAGCTTCCACTATCTGCATGTTGTTCTTACTGTTACTTCCGCGCCTGGCGCTCGCGATTTTACCGTAACTCCAGCGATGGTCAGAGGCGTCACTGTTCCTCCCAGCCGCGAGGCGCAGTCTCTTTACACCATCGCTGACCAGACTACGACTATCGCACAACAAGGACGCCAGAGCGTTGCTGAGTTTTCCCTGCGCGAGCGAGTCCCTGTTGAGCAGGTAAGCTTTGTTCTTGCTCCGGGCTTCAAGGGAAACTTCAGCCGCGATGTACACATCTCCGATCGACAGGCGGGCACGCCGAAGTCTGCGGCGGAGACCATTGACGGGACCATCCTCCGTATACATCTCACACAGGCGGGTCGAGAGATCCGTCAGCAACAACTGAGCATCCCTGCGATTCTCGGCGCTAATTTACAGGGGCCGGCGACGGTGGAGGTTGCTGTCGACAACGGCGACGACATTCCGCTTCCCATTGCCGCCATTCGGCTTGAAATGCGTCAGCGCAAGCTTTGTTTCTCCGCGCCGACGGCGCAGGACGTAACCCTCTTCTATGGGGACGCCGGACTGGATGCACCGGAATACGATTATGCTCGTCTTTTCTCTGCGGTTGCGCATGCGAACTCAGCGCAGCTTGGCCCTGAGCAGTCCAATCCCACCTACCGTCCACGACCGGACACACGCCCTCTCACAGAGCGCTATCCTGATCTGCTCTGGATAGCGCTACTTGCGGTCATTTGCGTTCTTGCTGTCGTCGCCTTACACTCGGCCCGAAAGGTCCATCGGTAA
- a CDS encoding DUF2339 domain-containing protein gives MGQEAESAQQDSEDRFANELASLSERVKVLEREIAQLREGAPAKTPVAKAPPPPLVAAHVEAANTSRASLENRIGSQLFSRIGIVALLIGATWFLKLAMDNHWIGPLGRILVGLIAGVGLIVWSERFRGQGFKAFSWALKAIGSGALYLSLWAAFQLYHQLPASAALAAMVLVTAWNAFMAWSQDSEILAAYALAGGMATPLLLSTGGNHELFLFSYILAIDVAVIVLLRLKLWPRLLLGTFPATVAYFIGWYIAFNSAASLVPTALFVFLFFGVFASVPISWSESEQPAGVTKQSAFRITEIFLPLANAIFASLALYSLLQDAGHHSLLPWLMVLFAVVYLGLLQLSQTSIASAIHLSLAIVFLTIAIPLKASGRWITIGWFAEAVALLWVSARLETATADEASASAHRILRSLAVAALALGFGGLMLQPIWFAKPVSEAFLNGRFATVLFGIAVLGCSAWISLHARHANEGKPRWLHIAGASIIALNLVSIVACVRELDTIWGQTVAHSEAELQKALAVSSFLMIYGAVLLAVGFWRRSAFIRWQALILIVFTIVKTFLYDMRNLSQGYRVVSFLGLGALLMAVSFAYQKDWLSLRDAESSDKGAER, from the coding sequence ATGGGACAAGAGGCAGAATCCGCGCAGCAGGATAGTGAAGATCGCTTTGCCAATGAGTTGGCGTCTCTGTCGGAGCGGGTAAAGGTATTGGAGCGCGAGATTGCCCAGTTGCGCGAGGGCGCGCCTGCAAAGACTCCAGTGGCCAAAGCTCCGCCACCGCCTTTGGTAGCAGCCCACGTGGAGGCTGCGAATACTTCGCGTGCATCTCTCGAGAACCGCATCGGCTCGCAACTCTTCAGTCGTATTGGGATTGTCGCTCTGCTCATTGGCGCGACATGGTTTCTCAAGCTCGCGATGGACAACCACTGGATTGGTCCTCTGGGCCGCATCCTTGTGGGGCTTATTGCCGGTGTTGGTCTGATCGTATGGTCGGAGCGGTTTCGTGGGCAGGGATTCAAGGCATTTTCGTGGGCGCTCAAGGCGATTGGCAGTGGCGCGCTTTATCTTTCGCTATGGGCAGCATTTCAGCTTTACCATCAGTTGCCGGCTTCGGCGGCTCTTGCTGCGATGGTTCTGGTTACAGCGTGGAACGCCTTCATGGCGTGGTCGCAGGATAGCGAAATCCTTGCAGCCTATGCTCTGGCCGGAGGCATGGCAACGCCGTTGCTGCTCTCTACCGGGGGCAATCACGAGCTGTTCCTCTTTAGCTATATTCTTGCTATCGATGTGGCTGTGATCGTTCTTCTTCGGCTTAAGCTTTGGCCGAGACTGCTGCTGGGAACGTTTCCAGCCACGGTCGCCTACTTCATCGGCTGGTATATTGCGTTCAATTCTGCCGCGTCGCTCGTACCAACAGCTCTCTTCGTCTTCCTCTTCTTTGGGGTGTTTGCATCGGTTCCTATTAGCTGGAGCGAGAGCGAGCAGCCTGCCGGAGTGACGAAGCAGAGTGCGTTTCGCATCACTGAGATCTTTCTTCCTCTGGCCAACGCCATCTTTGCGTCGCTTGCACTCTACTCGCTTTTGCAGGATGCAGGTCATCATAGCCTGCTGCCGTGGCTGATGGTGCTCTTTGCCGTTGTCTATCTTGGACTGCTGCAACTGTCGCAGACGAGTATTGCCTCGGCTATTCATCTGTCTTTGGCAATTGTGTTTCTTACCATCGCCATTCCATTGAAGGCGAGTGGTCGCTGGATTACCATAGGTTGGTTTGCAGAGGCTGTAGCTTTGCTGTGGGTCTCTGCGCGGCTTGAGACTGCAACGGCAGATGAAGCTTCGGCGAGCGCGCATCGCATTCTTCGGTCGCTTGCGGTGGCCGCGCTTGCTCTGGGATTCGGTGGTCTCATGCTGCAGCCCATATGGTTCGCCAAGCCAGTCTCCGAAGCTTTTCTCAATGGCCGCTTTGCCACGGTGCTCTTTGGAATCGCGGTTCTGGGCTGCTCGGCATGGATCTCTCTTCATGCGCGTCACGCTAACGAGGGGAAGCCTCGCTGGCTGCACATTGCAGGGGCTTCCATCATTGCACTTAATCTCGTCTCGATTGTTGCGTGTGTTCGTGAGCTGGACACGATCTGGGGCCAGACCGTAGCTCATTCCGAAGCTGAGTTGCAGAAGGCGCTCGCTGTCTCATCCTTTCTTATGATCTATGGGGCGGTGCTGCTGGCTGTCGGTTTCTGGAGACGTAGCGCCTTCATTCGCTGGCAGGCGTTGATTCTGATTGTCTTTACTATTGTCAAGACTTTTCTTTATGACATGCGTAACCTCAGTCAGGGCTATCGCGTCGTCAGCTTCCTTGGCCTTGGAGCGCTGCTCATGGCTGTCAGCTTTGCATACCAGAAAGACTGGCTGTCCTTACGAGACGCCGAGTCGAGTGACAAAGGAGCGGAACGATGA
- a CDS encoding response regulator — translation MKNETGPLRILVVDDDALSREVLALLLDHAGYVVGTADSGDAAVRHLSSMTAPLPHVVLADVQMPGTTGSALARALRDCCGIHSTLLAMSGSRPDADIIRAFDGLLLKPFTMEELAAAIAATNRQDNVIDDVSRRNLTPLNEPTYEKLAASMRPDRLQQLYDLCLTDVQERITRMLQLASNKDDASFRKEAHAIKGGAGLVGAVELQRLAEALEDDGIQANHVASLNELMICCGRLHRILMARKNM, via the coding sequence ATGAAGAATGAAACTGGGCCGCTGCGAATTCTGGTTGTGGATGACGATGCGCTGAGCCGCGAGGTGCTTGCGCTTCTGCTCGATCACGCCGGATATGTGGTCGGCACAGCGGACTCCGGCGATGCGGCAGTACGCCATCTCAGCTCGATGACCGCCCCCCTGCCCCATGTCGTGCTGGCCGACGTACAAATGCCTGGCACCACCGGAAGTGCCTTAGCCCGCGCATTGCGCGATTGCTGCGGAATACACTCGACACTACTGGCCATGAGCGGAAGCCGGCCCGACGCCGATATCATTCGCGCGTTCGATGGATTGTTGCTCAAGCCCTTCACCATGGAAGAGCTGGCTGCTGCCATTGCGGCTACGAACCGGCAGGACAACGTTATCGATGATGTAAGCCGTCGAAATCTAACCCCTCTGAATGAACCCACTTATGAGAAGCTCGCGGCTTCGATGCGGCCAGATCGCTTGCAGCAGCTCTACGATTTGTGCCTCACGGATGTGCAAGAGCGGATCACACGCATGCTACAACTTGCATCTAATAAAGACGATGCGTCCTTCCGAAAGGAGGCTCATGCCATCAAGGGCGGTGCTGGCCTGGTTGGAGCAGTCGAGCTACAGAGACTGGCCGAAGCTCTGGAAGATGATGGTATTCAAGCTAATCATGTAGCTTCTCTTAATGAATTGATGATTTGCTGTGGCCGTCTACATCGTATTCTGATGGCGCGAAAGAACATGTAG
- a CDS encoding response regulator transcription factor: MNDAVKSAANPAVAATPIRIVVADDHPVVRIGVKNMLEDELGFEVVGQAEDGDDAITQTLELEPDILLLDLQMPRLPGLEAMRAIMSKSPRVKIIMLTSTISTQQVIEALQIGARGIVLKDAVASDLATSLRAVLSGDYWIGGERVANLLTALNELMNKAAAVPERKTYGLTPRELEVTTCIVEGCSNKDVAKQFAISEETVKRHLSNIFDKTGVSTRLELALFAIAHKLVILNA; the protein is encoded by the coding sequence ATGAACGACGCAGTGAAATCAGCCGCTAACCCCGCAGTCGCAGCGACACCAATCCGCATTGTCGTCGCGGACGATCATCCCGTAGTACGCATCGGCGTCAAAAACATGCTGGAAGATGAACTCGGCTTCGAAGTGGTGGGGCAGGCCGAAGACGGCGACGACGCCATTACGCAGACGCTCGAGTTGGAGCCGGACATTCTTCTGCTCGACCTGCAGATGCCGCGCCTTCCCGGCCTCGAGGCGATGCGGGCCATCATGAGCAAGTCCCCTCGGGTCAAGATCATCATGTTGACGAGCACCATCTCGACTCAGCAGGTCATCGAAGCCCTGCAGATCGGCGCGCGTGGCATTGTGCTGAAGGATGCCGTCGCCAGCGATCTTGCAACATCATTGCGGGCGGTGCTCTCAGGCGATTACTGGATCGGTGGCGAGCGCGTCGCCAACCTGCTGACCGCTTTGAATGAGCTGATGAACAAGGCAGCCGCTGTACCTGAGCGGAAGACGTACGGCTTGACCCCGCGCGAGCTGGAGGTCACCACATGCATCGTCGAAGGATGCAGCAACAAAGACGTCGCAAAACAATTTGCGATTAGCGAAGAGACGGTAAAGCGTCATCTCTCGAATATCTTCGACAAGACTGGCGTCTCAACTCGGCTGGAACTTGCGTTGTTCGCCATCGCCCATAAGCTGGTCATCCTCAACGCCTGA
- a CDS encoding YpdA family putative bacillithiol disulfide reductase codes for MSDGAASDKVDLLVVGAGPTGLACAIEAQRAGFSAMLVDKGCLCNSLFHYPAHMTFFTTPELLEIGDMPFSSPNQKPNRNEALEYYRKVAEHYRLDVRQYQTVDRVEGSDGDFTVHITDRFGRTLTHRARKLAISTGYYDLPNYLDIPGEELHKVRHYYHEPHPFYGLDVVVIGGKNSAAIAALDLWRHGARVTLVHRGAQMHRHVKYWILPDINNRIKNGEITAYFNSTVANISEDDVTLQTPEGNVTLPNHFVFALTGYHPDFDFIERLGVHLDETNDRCPICDPATLESNVPGIYLAGVIVAGERTNEIFIENGRFHGKLIAEDLRAKRVGTLA; via the coding sequence ATGAGCGACGGTGCAGCTTCAGATAAGGTTGATTTACTGGTAGTAGGTGCCGGGCCCACTGGCTTGGCCTGCGCCATCGAGGCGCAGCGCGCTGGGTTCTCCGCGATGCTGGTGGATAAGGGCTGCCTCTGCAACTCTCTCTTTCACTACCCCGCGCACATGACGTTCTTCACGACGCCGGAGTTACTGGAGATCGGCGACATGCCCTTTTCCAGCCCGAATCAGAAGCCGAATCGCAACGAGGCACTGGAGTACTACCGCAAGGTTGCGGAGCACTATCGCCTCGACGTCCGCCAGTACCAAACCGTAGACAGGGTCGAGGGTAGCGATGGTGACTTCACAGTTCACATCACAGACCGCTTTGGCCGCACTCTGACACACCGGGCACGCAAGCTGGCTATCTCGACCGGCTACTACGATCTGCCCAATTATCTTGATATCCCCGGCGAAGAACTGCACAAGGTCCGCCACTACTATCACGAACCCCATCCTTTTTACGGCCTGGATGTCGTCGTCATCGGCGGCAAGAACTCGGCAGCCATTGCAGCGCTTGATCTCTGGCGGCATGGGGCCAGGGTAACGCTCGTCCATCGCGGCGCACAGATGCACCGCCACGTAAAGTATTGGATTCTGCCCGACATCAACAACCGCATCAAAAATGGAGAGATCACAGCGTACTTCAACAGTACTGTGGCCAATATCTCCGAAGACGATGTGACCCTCCAAACACCGGAGGGCAATGTGACGCTGCCGAATCACTTCGTCTTTGCTCTCACCGGCTACCACCCCGACTTTGACTTCATCGAGCGGCTGGGGGTGCATCTCGACGAGACCAACGATCGCTGCCCCATATGCGATCCGGCTACGCTCGAAAGCAATGTGCCCGGAATTTATCTTGCCGGTGTCATCGTCGCCGGAGAACGCACCAACGAGATCTTCATCGAGAATGGACGATTTCACGGAAAGCTCATCGCTGAGGACCTGCGCGCAAAACGAGTCGGCACGTTGGCATAA
- a CDS encoding SDR family NAD(P)-dependent oxidoreductase yields MKSLKGKTVFVTGASSGIGRATALAFAREGARLLLCARRLERLEDFRQALVEAGAPEVHVFALDVQKRSAVEKALRELSSEWQEIDVLVNNAGLSRGLTKLQEDDPQNWEEMIDTNIKGLLYVTRAIVPGMVSRERGHVINLGSTAGYITYANGAVYCATKAAEKAISQGLKIDLMGTPVRVTSVDPGMVETEFSSVRFRGDEQRAEKVYQNITPLQPEDVADAIVWAASRPAHVNIHNILMTSIDQANSTVFHRHS; encoded by the coding sequence ATGAAATCCTTAAAGGGAAAGACCGTCTTCGTTACAGGGGCAAGCTCGGGAATCGGTAGAGCAACAGCATTGGCTTTTGCCCGCGAGGGCGCCAGACTTTTGCTGTGTGCGCGGCGTTTGGAGCGACTGGAAGACTTCAGGCAAGCACTGGTTGAAGCGGGAGCGCCGGAGGTGCATGTTTTTGCCCTCGACGTTCAGAAGCGCTCAGCCGTCGAGAAGGCTCTTAGGGAGCTTTCCTCCGAATGGCAGGAGATTGATGTGCTGGTCAATAATGCTGGACTGAGCCGCGGTTTGACCAAGCTGCAAGAGGACGATCCGCAAAATTGGGAAGAGATGATCGATACCAATATCAAGGGTCTGCTCTACGTCACCCGCGCTATTGTGCCGGGGATGGTCTCACGTGAACGTGGGCATGTCATCAATCTTGGATCGACAGCGGGATACATTACTTATGCCAACGGTGCCGTCTATTGCGCGACCAAGGCAGCGGAGAAGGCTATCAGCCAGGGACTGAAGATTGACCTGATGGGAACCCCTGTGCGCGTTACCTCGGTAGACCCGGGCATGGTGGAGACGGAGTTCAGTTCGGTGCGGTTTCGCGGAGACGAGCAGCGAGCGGAGAAGGTCTACCAGAACATTACGCCCTTGCAACCCGAGGATGTGGCAGACGCCATCGTCTGGGCCGCCAGTCGTCCGGCACACGTCAACATTCACAACATCCTGATGACGAGCATCGACCAGGCAAACTCAACGGTCTTTCATCGCCATAGTTAA